Genomic DNA from Telopea speciosissima isolate NSW1024214 ecotype Mountain lineage chromosome 2, Tspe_v1, whole genome shotgun sequence:
ATCAGCTCCTCCTCCTGACTTGGACTTGTAGTAAGCCAACTTCTTGAAGTTGTTGTCATTGGTGAAAATGGCCACAACAACATAGTTTTTAGTTCTAAGAGGGTCCGAAGATAGAACTGCCTTGTGGATGTAATGATGCTCAAGATTAATATtggaggaaagggaaggaaGCTGAATAAGGTGTGTACAGACTGGATTGAATAGCTGAATCTCAAGAATGTATGTATTGTTCACTTCAAGTATTAGCCAGCCTTGAGAAGATCCACTACAACTCTTTCCTTCCGTCTCTGGAAAATGAAATCTATAATACTTGTGACTTGAAATACTAAAGAAATCTTGctttttagtgtagttttttCTCGAAAACATTAGAAGAGGAAGTTGATGGGGATGGCGATTATTGACTACAAATGATCGCCATGAGAAGCATACAGAAGCATAGAGAAAATGGTCGAAAAGATATTATGGGTCGTTAGTCAATCAAGGATGAGATCCATAAGGTCAGGTATAAGTATAGATCAGCCCCCCCCAAGGTAGAAGCCATAACATAACAGCTCTGATGCAAACTAcacaagaaaacataaaaaagcaATATATGATTTTAGATCTGAACAGAAACTTACAGTAACAATAATATATCAGAAGGAGCTAGATTTATGAGTTATAGCAGATAGATACAAACCATATTTatacagaaaaaaaagagagcaattAATTAATGGTCATATTCAGGAAGCCCTAGGTCCATAGCCATGCAAAGCTGGATGGGATGAAATCCCAGCCGAGTAAAATTGGTTGGGGTGAAATCCCAGTCGACTAGAACCAACCAACCTAAAACTTAGTGAAAAAAAACATCGAGACACGTGGTTTGAGATCACTACACAAGCAGATGATAGCTAGGATGCCGAAAACCTCATCAAGGGTGTGATGACATCAAAGGACATCACCACAAAATAGGGATCACATATGTCAGTTTCCTAACCAATGTCAACATCACCAATGCTAGCAAGAACATCGAGATTCATAACTTCCTTAAAGATAAGGGAGGACCAGTCCATACATGATCCAGAGGTGGTTGAGATAACTCATCACAGAATGCTCCAATACTGCTGAACTTCAGCAGTAACTAACCCTCCATTACGAGACACTTCCCTCAAGTCATGGGGATAACGACCCCCACTCCGATACACTCAGAGAATATTCGAACAAGGCAGTACCTCAACTTCAAGGGGGACTCAACAACCTTCTTGGGAATTGCCCCTCCTCTAAATAGTAAAAGGGGGGCCTAGGTACGACCacagttagtaagttcgggaatgACAATGATACGGGAACGGATACGGCAATTAAACAGGtcacggcaataatacttttcaaaaaatccagcGTAGTAAAACATGTATGGCAATGATACGGTACGTGTTTAATATGGTTGCTCTGTAAAAAAACCGGGAGTAAAAATACGGGCTTATTCTGGTACTAAGAATGATTTAAATTGATTGTTTGCAACAATTAACATTGATAATTGAACTCCAATGCTGATCAgttttctttaatttcaaagTAAAATGTATCCTTCATGtggaattattaaaataaacatATCTTCCAAGTCCTTCCAGAGAGTCATCAATAAACAAAACAGAAGCTAAATCGGTTATTTGGCAAAGCATACATCATAAAAGAGAAATCAATGTCAAGGAATTTGGAGAAaagtgaaaaattaaaaaagaaaaaaaaaaaaacaaaaatccaacCATAGCTTCGTAGACTAACCAGAAACTGAGGAACTTGCATAAGAAGTTTCAAACCGGAAGAAGAGACTAACTTGAGTGGTCGCAACTTGTGGATCTCGTCAATGCGCCGTTTGCCCTTCTTGATTTCAACCAAATAACCTAAGAattagggggagagagaggggtcAGTGGATAGTAACCGAGAGACGGATGGATTTAAGAGGAAAGGGTTTCCGCATTCAAGAATCAGGGGAGGAGAAGGGGTTTTCCCATTCAAAAatcaggggaggggagagggttTCAGGAAAAGACCTTAAGGAGACGGAGAAGAATCACAGTCGCCGATCTTAATCCGCCGCTGCAAAGCAATCGCCGGCCTGAAGAACCCaggaaagagatggagaagaatgggGGCTGGATTTAATATCCGTGATTGGCATCAAAAAGTCCTTAGAATTATTTCATATATAGCTTTATGGGTTTTCTTCAAATGCCCCTCCCCCCAAATGGCCAAATGTACGAATGCCCccttgaactttcactaatttcaATTGCACCCCttctttccaaactaagtaccagtATAGTCCCTCCCTTTAGTTAGAGACGTTATGTTCTAACGTTTGGCATTTTTTGTACATGGTTCGATCGGTATGtccttgatagggtagaatgaccaGTTGCCCTCACTAAAACAAGAGAATCAAATGGGGAATATtccccatcttccccaaatcgcaaACAGAGAAATGCAATTTATTAGGGTTTCAAATAACCTATTGCCGCAGCCTCTTGCAGTGGTCCAACCAAAGGCTGGGAAAAACACGGCGAAGGCTCGCCAGGCTCCGAGAGACTACCGCTATTGAAAGGAGGGGGAGGGTAAAGGAACAGTCGTCTTCTACCTCCAGACACAATCAAGAGGTGGAAAACAACAATGGTTCATGTCAAAGAACTCCTTCGATATGCTTCTGTTGGTCCTACGAATTCACATGGAAGTCGATATTGAAGAGTTTTTTTTATGCATACCAATAGCCAACCCAAATAACAAGCAGAAGGGGCTGAACTGCCAAAATCAAAACCTGGCGGACAAAAGGGAGTTGCAGGTTTGTTTCCCACTTGGTTCTCAGGACTGGGAAGGTCTTTGGATTTGATATTCAAAGGTAGACTAAAATTGAGTGGAAGAGGGTAGACTAGACCAATGCAGTTCGTGTGCGATAGAGATCGTCAAGAGTTCAGCTTCCATaaccatggatccaggtacgTCAAGAACACCTCCGTAATTTTTGTAtactcattgatctccatgagtgTTCCGCATGTATTATTTTATCAAAGATCGCCTAAGGGAAGGTAACTTACGgcccaaatctgagaagaaaagagagggggaCTAGAGAGATTGAAACAACCTTGTTGTTGGCTTTGTTACCGCCAGAACAAGGAAGGACTGAATGATTGATGGATGTacaaagatgaggaagaagaagaaactagaagaatataataaagaagtaaggaagaagaataacagAAGAAGCGAGATAGGAATATTGACAGGATGAACAGAGAAGATGGGAGAAGCAACGAGAgaacacaaggaagaagaagaacaaaaggaaGATGGGAGAAGCAGCGAGAAAacacagggaagaagaagaagaagaaaaggaagattggaagaaatcgaagaaggaaggaaaagggGGGTTGaaagatacctgcaactcatctttcccaatcgatttggggaagatgagttgcaggtttttgttttttttaagggcattttgtcATTCCACACTATCAAGGGCAGAATGGCTAACCATATTCAAAAAATGCCAAAAGTTAGAACATAACGTCTTTGACTAACTAGAGGGACcatagtggtacttagtttggaaagcagggatGCAATTGGAATTATGTTGTTACAATGTACAGTAAAAGAATTCACATATTCAGATGGTAAGTTTTAGTTATTCTAAACTTATTTGTCCATGTTCTCAAATTAGGTGTAAAAGGAATTGAATTAAATTGTACAAAGTTGAAACCAAAGGTGAGCCAATACTACAAACcacatataataatataaacCGAATGTGAATTGGAATTAAACACGTTACAAATCAGAATTGCAAATCGTTTTTCAAAACTGAAACTACAAACCGCATGTGAACTAAATAACAAAAACCGAATAGAATTCAGTGAAACTGGATCAAATGTAAAATGATTATGTTTTTTGGCTGGTTCCTAtctagtttgattttgatttgtacCTTGTCAAAATATAAACCAAACCatgtcaaaataaaaaatgaaccagAACtagaccgattgacacccttaggtggCAACTGGCTAATATGGGTCATACTAGCTGAGCTGGGCTCGGCTAATATAAACCTTGCTTGGCCCGGCCCATCGTCTCCCAATTCAAATCAGTTCTGAGGAATAGGAGGCTACGCCTACGCTACAATATGTTTTCTTTCTGTAGAGGAGTTCCAATCAGCTGTAGCTGATCAGAGCAACTgagcaagggaagaagagaatctCTCCTGATGAACAACTGAAGCAAGCGTGCGAATTGAAGTCTTGAAGAAGTAATTGAAGTGTGGGATCGGTTCTGAACTCCATTAATCACCATTGATGAACATTGAATATAGAGAGGAATTGTAGATTGGTGCTTATGGGTAACGCCTGTGGCCGTTGCGCAACCGACAGGTACTCCCGCAAGAATAGGAAGAACGGTAGCAGCGGCCCTTTTAAATATGACCAGCCTGACCAGACAACTGCTCAGCCTCAGTCTGAGTGTCACACCCAGAGCTCAACGTCGACGTCAATGGCTTCTCTCCCATACGCCGTTGTTGATTGCAGCTTGAGGACCTTGGCCGGAAAGGCCGAGGGTTTCGGCCGTTTCTCAATCGGTGGTCTTAACGGACCCCTCTATCACGTCACCACTTTAGCAGGttctctcttcatcttctttctcctttggtTTTGGTGTCTTCCTATTCTTTCAAAATTCGAGTTCTTTACCTTTCAAACGTGTTCTTAAAAGTTAGAAATTGTGGGTTTGTTTTGATCTGTTGTGCCTCATATGccatttgtttttcttcattcttattgtaatttccattttcttttctcttttggctTGGATGTATTTGAGCTATGCGCGATTCTTTTTTCTGATGTTTTATGActataattttaaattttttcagAACTCAATCTTTTATTAGTTAAAagtttgggaatttttttttccaatgcgGAGTtgttcacccccccccccccccagcaaAAGTATTAGTTTGTTTTTATAGGTGGGTGTATACAGTATAAACTGTCCAATTAGGCTGTGTAGTCACTACAATTAACAGAATTTATGCTAATGTGATGGCATTCTTGTGGGAGCATTGCTTAGCTGCTTCACAAAACACAGAGAATGGATTGAGGCATACTGTCGTTAGTCACCAAGCTCATTAGAAGCCAGCAGTGGTGTGGTGATACTGGAATCAAAAGACAATGGTAGATCATAGGAGGCAGCCAGAGATTCAGCTTGTTATGGTTATCAAAATTTCCTGATTTTTGATGGGGACAGCTTGCAATTGGCAGGTTTGCCTAGAAAgaattttggttttgaattttgtttgtCAAATTCCATGTGTATAACATTATCTTGtctccttttattttgatttgtgaTGGATGGTTCCAGTGGCTTTGTGTAGGTTTTCATAACTGAGAGTAGATAGATACTGGTTACTGTGCTAAGTAGAACGTTCTGCCTTCTCTGTTAGTGTAGATGATGGTCCTGGATCACTTCGTAATGGATGTCGTCAAAAAGAACCACTTTGGGTTGTTTTTGGAGTTTCGGGAACCATTGAGCTTTCATCTTACTTGAATGTATCATCATACAAGACAATTGATGGCCGGGGCCAAAGGATAAAACTCACCGGCAAAGGTTTAAGGCTGAAGGAATGTGAACATGTAATTATAAGCAATCTGGAGTTTGACGGTGGTAGGGGACCTGATGTTGATGGCATTCAAATAAAACCCAAGTCAAGGCACATATGGATAGACCGTTGCAGCTTGCGGGATTATGACGATGGACTGATTGATATCACACGTGAAAGTACAGATATTACTATTTCAAGGTGAGGATATGATCTGCCTGCAGACTTTACAAATTAAGAATATATTGTTGGTTCAGTACAGGTTTCAGACCTAACTCTTTACTTTGTGCCATTAGATGTCACTTTTCGCAGCACAACAAAACTATGCTTATTGGTGCAGACCCCAATCACACTGGAGACAGATGCATGCGGGTGACCATTCACCATTGCTTTTTTAATGGAACCCGACAGCGTCATCCTCGTGTTAGATTTGGGAAGGTTCATCTGTACAACAATTACACCAGAAATTGGGGCATATATGCTGTGTGTGCTAGCGTAGAGTCACAGGTATTGAAGAGTTTAACTTTAACACCTGCAACTAAATTATTTAAAGATGGGGAGAGGTCTGTTGGTTCGTTGGACTTACTCTTGGTGGTAATGTTTTTCATGCTTATGACATGTAAGATTGGCCAAAGTGTCTGTATGTTTGGCCATCTTATTGTTTCCCTATGTGGCGGTTCAATGCAATTGACCTTCCCCATGCGGCCAAAAGGGAGCCCTGTTTCTTGtccctccttttattttttggaaattttaaaatttaaatgcTGTCTTTCACGCGTGACTAGTCTGACTAGGGGTGGCAAGTGTTCATGGGTTATGTGATTGTCCGCCACACTGACCCTTATTAGTAGGTGTGGGCACAATATCTTGGACCCTATTATATCTATCCATTTATTTCTACTTGAGAGTGATATGTTATTCACAATCAATAGGTGACCTACAATAACAAATTACCCCCtctatcatagttgtcaaggcatcgcctaggtgcCCAGGCGTCCTTTGCTGGAAGGTTGCCTCGgttgcctaggcaacgccttgacgtcttcttggtgtcgccttgatttttttttcctttcaactcCTAGGAttgcctagatgccgtgacagcTATGCCCTCTATCATACAAAACTGACCTATTTAAGGGGGCGAGTGAAACCACATTCTAACTTATGCTATGGCAAGGGATATTGTAGAAAAGTGGAAAATGGGGAACAGATAAGCTTGCCTTGGTATGATGAAAAGCAAAAAGAAGCCAGTGAACTCTAGGATTTGACTCTGTTTAGTGGAACTTCGAAATTTTGTATATTTTATCTTTTACTTACATCTCTGGTATAAATTTCAAAacttactttttgttttttatttttgaatttcaaGCATGCTGTATCAATTATTCAGTGTCAGGGATATGGAGCTTGAGGATTAATTACACAATTATATTTGTCGAAAATTTAGTATTATATGAATATTTTCCTTTAACTTTTTTACTTCCATGTCTATTACAGTTCCAAAATCTGGTACGTTTTATTTTGAATGGCTAAATTTCTAGCAtaggataccaattttgatGACTCAGGAATGAAACTGCTAGGTTCTGTAATTAACAAGACCAAGCCAATGTgtataaaacataataagatTTGGTTGCACACCTGCTCCAACCTGTACGCATACCAAGTGCAATACGTGGTGATGGTTATGACTTATGTGGCCTAGGTGGAGACACTGCCATAACCAGATTGTTTAGTTTCCCTTCATAACTTCACATCTGGCTAGAGAATTGACTGACTATTCTGAGAGGAACTATAGGCTGGATGTTCATAAAACTTTTTGTATTTACATATTTGTGATGCATAAAGATATTATACTCATTGcagacttttatttatttatttattcatttatgcGCCAGATACACTCCCAGTGCAACATATATGAAGCCGGGCAGAAGAAGGTGGCTTTTAAATATCTTACAGAGAAGGTATGTGTTTAACTCTCAACTCTATCCTTCCTATCATATGCATACCCAAAGTTTAATATGATTGCTTGGCAagtgttttggttttgattgtaCAAATTTAGAGTGGAATATTCACTCTTTGCAATATAATATGACTTTCAGCACAACTCTAGGGAGAATATAAAGCAAGAAATAAAAGGTGAAAGTAAAAAAGGTGGTTTACAATGCAGGTCCAATATCCACTCCAAATCAGGATTTATTTTAACCCCAAACTGTAAACTTATATTCTAAGATAGGTTGCATTTACCAAGTGATGATTTAATACTTAGTTGGATATTTATATATGGTGTTCAAGAGGGATGACAGTGGTGTTAATCGAGCAACCAACCATACCCAGCTAGGTTCTGTTAGTTATGGCATGGGGCAGGTTCAGATATGATAACGTGTGGAATGTTTAGGATCAGAATCAGATAGTGACCAGAGGATTTTATATGGATGATGTATATTGAGGCCCTTTGTATAGACCTCTTAGGCCTTCAGCGTGGGTTACATCTATTGTCTTTCTAAGTTCAACAGATATAGGTGGTTTTTGTCAGTGGTGATGCATTAGAATCATAGACCACACTTATGTAGTTTGCAGGGAAATTGAACTGGTGAAACTtacttttggggtagttatttTGTTACTTTGAACAGATGTAATGTATTAAGCAAGGACATTGCTCAGTTAGGGGTTACCAGTTTAATCAGACCCCAGTGTACGGCACCCTTGGACCATGATGGAGTTCAGTCCTGCATTAGGTTGTACTCATACACCTGGATCAAGAGCCTTATACACTTAAGACTTAACAATATTGTAATTCCAAATTTAGTATCATGACATGGACCTGGAATCAGCCTGGCTATTCATCAGGTCCCACTAATTTGGAACCGGAGCTCTATTAATCGGGGCTTCAGACCCCTAGTTTTGTATGATTAGAGGATTTGGAGAGGTTGGAATAGGATCCTGCAAAACATGTGACCTTGTGTGTGGACTGTGGAGTGTCCAATAAGAGATCTCCAAGGATTCTTTTTTGTATTGGGCAATTACCCTCTGGTCCCTCACTCGTTTGGCATGCAACTGCACCAAATCTGAAAGTTAAATGAGAAAAACCACTATCTTTGTACTCTTTGTTATGGTTTTATAGAAAAATGTCTTTAATACCCCTCTTCAAAAGAGTCCCATCCAGAAAAACCACTACATAATTTCTAAATCTTTCTGATGCTACAATTATATGACCCTATTCTGTAACCCCTCTTACAGTATTTTTGGTCATTAAAGCATGTAAGTCCTCAGTTGTAATTTCGAATGGACTTCTTCCAGGGGTTAGGTTGGTTTGTTGGTTTTAAAACTCTTCAATAGGCTGATATATACAGGATATGAACTTGGTGACTCTTTCATGAATCATTTAATTAGAGTAAACATACAATAGTGTCAAATGTGTTTCTTTGTGCAAATTTCCAGCTGCTACAAATATATGCTTTCCTTTTCCCCTCGTCTTTTcctcatctcccccccccccctcccccctcccccctccaaataagaaaaaatggtTAATTAGAAAATTTTGTTGTCCTGTCCTCGTCCTAAACCTGTCTTGACTCTTTCCATAAGAACAACTTATGAGTATTGAGGCTAGAGAAGGTACTGAAAGTGGTTTTGGATAACTGGGGAATGGAACCATCTTCAAGTGTTGTAAAATTCTTTATAATTGGGTTGGGAGTGTGAAGTGGCGGATTTTGGTTCTTAACCCAATTGGTTATATAAACACCCCactgaaggaaaaaaaaaaagaaagaagaggggtttgggggagggggggggggggaagaattTCATATGGTAAGTGCTTGTAGTTTAGTTTCCACTACAAGCCTAATAGTAACTTAAATCTACTAAGCAATATCCCAACTAATTGGAGTCAGCTAAAAGTCATATAGATAATATTAAATTAGCAGTAGTTTTGTAGTTGAACTCAACAGTGTCATGATGGAATTAGCTACTGCCCTACTAataagttgaaacttgaatggCAGAAAAATATATTGTGAACAGCACCTCAAACGGCACCTTTAGCAACTAATGttcaaaatcagtttaaaaCACTTCCATAGTTTCATCTCTCGTGTGAATCTTGTTGCTAGGAAGAATACTAGCATGTACCGGCACATCATCACCCAAAATCTCTTGGGTTTTAGATGATTCTTGATGAGGGTTTTCGGGTCTGCTCACATAGTTGTCCAACTAGCATTGCATGTCATGAGTCTTGGCAGAATTATTAGAAACTGGTTAGTAGCCTTTGGAGTCGTATTGGAACCATGAATGCTTTCTTATATGGTTCAATTTATTACTGAATGAGCCACCATCTTAGTTGACTGCTTCAATCATGTTGGTTTCGCTAAGCACATCATTTAAGATATTGATAGAAACTACcacagggaaaaagaaaagaaaagaaaataatgtcGAACATGATTTCAACACCACTCAGTGCTGATAGATTGTAAATTCAAGGTAAGAAAATATTGATCAAGGAGCTGtaagaaattgaaaaacaaatagAAGTTTTATTTTCTGAAGACAAAAGAATTACTCAGGCACCTGAGATGAACCAAGAATGTTGAGTTGTTATTGAACTTCATAGTAGTTTTGTCTTATCTCTGCCAGTACCTCGAACTTGAAGCCAAACCTGTCTGTATCAGGTGTGCAACTGGTAACATAAAAATTTTTGCCAAACCTTTTAGCATGAATCCTGAACACATGTAaaatgtagccgatcccatttagttaggaAAAGACTTGGTTGAGTTGAGTACAAAGTAGTTTTGAGTTGTGATCTCTTTGAGTGTCTCGCTGGGTGAACTTGCACTTATCAGTCCTTGTGTATCGAAGTTTTCATTCAGAATAGCTTCTATCCATAATGAGACCGGAATGATGGCTGTGCAGGCAGCTGACCGAGAAGAAGGTGGTTCAGGCTGCATAAAATCTGAAGGGGATCTGTTCCTTAATGGAGCTCAAGCCGGTCTATTGACAGGGGTAGAGGGGGGAAGTATGTTTCATCCAAGTGAACACTACCAGACTTGGACCATGGAAGCTCCTTCAGATACTCTAAAAGAAGTTCTCCAACTCAGTACAGGATGGCAATCCATTCCAAGGCCACCAGAAGAAACAGTAGACCGCTAGCATGCTCAACAGACCACAAATACACCTTATATATGTtacctttctttattttctggtATATTCTGAATATATTTGAGTGTAGTTGCAACTTGCAACTAGCATCCTTCTCTTAAATGAACTTCAGCTTGAGATTAAAACTATATTCTGAATATATTTGAGTCATTGAGTGTGTGGAAAAAACATGTCAATGGTTATGTGCTACGTACTCTAGGTTGATTGAACACCATTGGTAGAATCCTATGATCTCAGCTAACTAGTAATCTTGCAAGAGCCTGAACTTATGTCTCTTTCATTGTAAAGCTTGCTCCCATCTATAAAATCACTGCCATTAGGCTTCCTGACAGTAAAACCCAGTTCCTCATTTGATTCACTAAAGGGCCTCCATCTGTGTGGTGTTATGTTTACAATGGCTCTTTGGTTATCATGTTccttcttgtgatctcttctccaCAAGAGAACCCTCATCACCCAAAATCTCTTGGCTCTTTGGTTATCATGTTccttcttgtgatctcttcttaaaataaaaagtttAAGAAATGCATCTTTTAACTTAATTTGCTGgaaaatataaatatgaaaaattacGCGTACACCCCTTTTATTTTGACTAAAGTATTACTCAACCTGAAGTTTCAAAAACTACACTTGTACGCCCCctgtattttttcaaaaaatacaaaattaacaGTTCGTTAACAACTCAACGTTAAGTGATGGGTCCAGTGAAGAAGGCCTTGGAAAATGCAGGGTTGAGGGATTTCCCTGATTCCCAAAGTCCAACAActtttgaaggatttttttgATGGGAAGGAGCCCAACAAGGGTGTTAACCGTGATGAAGCTGTGGCTTATGATGCTGTAGTTCAGGATGGAATTCTTAGTGGTG
This window encodes:
- the LOC122652826 gene encoding probable pectate lyase 4 isoform X2, with translation MGNACGRCATDRYSRKNRKNGSSGPFKYDQPDQTTAQPQSECHTQSSTSTSMASLPYAVVDCSLRTLAGKAEGFGRFSIGGLNGPLYHVTTLADDGPGSLRNGCRQKEPLWVVFGVSGTIELSSYLNVSSYKTIDGRGQRIKLTGKGLRLKECEHVIISNLEFDGGRGPDVDGIQIKPKSRHIWIDRCSLRDYDDGLIDITRESTDITISRCHFSQHNKTMLIGADPNHTGDRCMRVTIHHCFFNGTRQRHPRVRFGKVHLYNNYTRNWGIYAVCASVESQIHSQCNIYEAGQKKVAFKYLTEKAADREEGGSGCIKSEGDLFLNGAQAGLLTGVEGGSMFHPSEHYQTWTMEAPSDTLKEVLQLCTGWQSIPRPP
- the LOC122652826 gene encoding probable pectate lyase 4 isoform X1 yields the protein MGNACGRCATDRYSRKNRKNGSSGPFKYDQPDQTTAQPQSECHTQSSTSTSMASLPYAVVDCSLRTLAGKAEGFGRFSIGGLNGPLYHVTTLADDGPGSLRNGCRQKEPLWVVFGVSGTIELSSYLNVSSYKTIDGRGQRIKLTGKGLRLKECEHVIISNLEFDGGRGPDVDGIQIKPKSRHIWIDRCSLRDYDDGLIDITRESTDITISRCHFSQHNKTMLIGADPNHTGDRCMRVTIHHCFFNGTRQRHPRVRFGKVHLYNNYTRNWGIYAVCASVESQIHSQCNIYEAGQKKVAFKYLTEKAADREEGGSGCIKSEGDLFLNGAQAGLLTGVEGGSMFHPSEHYQTWTMEAPSDTLKEVLQLSTGWQSIPRPPEETVDR